The DNA region TCCCCACCGCGACCCACCGGGGCGCGATCCGGTCGGCTCCCCAGCTCGCGACGGTCAGGACGACGTAGACCGCGAGGACGTGGGTCAGCAGGTCAGCCATCCCGGCTCACCTCGCGCTCGTCCGCTCGCGCCTCGAACGCCAGCGACCCCCGGTCGACTCGCCAGCGGCGGAGGAACAGCGCGACGGCGAACAGCGCACCGACCGCCGAGACGGCGTACTTGTAGCCCTTCGAGCCGCCCGCCGGGTTGACGACCGCGACGGCCGACGCGTCGATTGTCCGGTCCGCCCGGAGGGTGCCGTACACCTGCACGACGCCGCCGGGCCGGACGCGCTCGGCGAAGCCGGTCACAGTCATCTCGAAGCGGCCGGCGGCCGAGTCGACGCGGACGGTCGCCCGGTCGGCGCCGGCGTCGACCCGCCGGACCGTCCCGAACAGCAGCGTCCGCTCGCCGACGTGGGCGTCGTAGTCGGTGACGAGTTCCTCGGGCTCGGGGTACGGGCTCTGGCTCGGCGCGACGGCGTCGTAGTGAACGCACAGTCCCCCGAGGACGCCGAGGAGCGCGACCACGCCGGCGAGCCGGACCAGCGGATGCACGCTCCCGTGTCGCGAGGCCGACGAGAAAACGTTTTCGCGCCGTCCGCCGGCGCCGGGTGGCCCGTCGACACGCGGCGCACTTCGACGGAGGTATACCCCGACCGCGCCTCCCCTCGCTCATGCGCCAGTTCGTCGTCCTCGGTCACGACGCGCCGACGACCCCCGACTTCTCGCTCGACGACATCGCCGGCGGCGCCGGCCGCCTCGACGTGCTCTGTCGCTGCGTCACCTCGGCTTTCTTCCTCTCGCACGACATCCGTGAGGCCGTCCGGGTCCACCTCGTGCTGGCCGACGAGTTCACCGTCACCTTCGACGGCCGGGAGTTGCGCCGGCTCAACCCCGACGAGCGCTCGACGGCCGCGCTCGTCCGGGGTGCACTGGAAGAGCGCGAGGAGGCCATCGGCCACCAGCCCGTCGAGACCTCGCCGGGCGTCTCGCTCACCCGCCGCGGGTTCGAGCCGACCCTCGACGCCGCCGCCCGCGACGGCACCGTCGTCCAGCTCCACGAGGACGGCGACCCCGTCGTCGCCGCCGACCCGCCGAGCGACCCCGTGTTCGTCCTCTCGGACCACCGCGATTTCTCGGCCGGGGAAGCCGACCTGCTGGCCGACGCCGCCGACCGCCGGGTGCGGCTGGGGCCCGAACCGCTCCACGCCGACCACGCGATCACCGTCGCCCACAACTACCTCGACACCGACGGCTTCACCGAGTACTGACCTCGCTCGTCGGTCCGGGCGGCCCGCCGTCCCGGGGTGAGCGCGCTTCGGAACTGTTAAAAACGGCCGGCCTCTCCGTACAAGTGCTACCAGCACGGGCCGGTGGGGTAGCTTGGTATCCTTCGGCCTTCGGGTGGCCGTAACCACGATTCAAATTCGTGCCGGCCCACTTTTCCACCGCACTACTCCCCGAGCGGCGGCTATATCGGTCGTACACCTGTTTGCAATACTGACGGGCGACCGGGGTGTCCCACCGTGGACGGTCGGCGGCAAGAGCGGTCACGGTCCGCTTCCGAAACTGTCCGGTTCCGTGGTCTATTTTTCGGCGGCGCCTCGGGATGTGCCCGTGATCGTACTCCACGCGTCGTTCCCGATCGACCCCGAGCACCGCGACGAAGCGCTCGAACTGGCCGACGACCTCGTCGAGCGGTCCAGCGAGGAACCCGGTATGATCGACTACCGGGCGACCGTCGACCTGCAGGACGAGAACGTGATCCGCTTCTTCGAACAGTACGAGGACGCGGCCGCCTTCGAGGCCCACACCGAAACCGACCACTTCCGGGCCTTCGAGGAGCGCCTGCCGGATCTCCTGGCCGGCGAGCCCGAGGTCCGCCGGTTCGAGGTCGAGTCGGCGACCGAGCTCGAACTCTGAGCGGCGGCGTCGCCAAGGACGGCGGACTGCCGGGGCCGCAGTCGCGGGGCGGAGCACTCTGAGGCGACCGCCCCGACGCCGTACACGACCAGTTGGGCGGGAACGTTTAGGGATCTGGCCCCGAATCGTTCTGACATGAACGTACTCGTCGTCGGCGGGAGCGGGTTCGTCGGGACGCACCTCAGCGAGGAACTGGTCGAGCGGGGCCACGACGTGACGGTCCTCTCGCGGAGCCCCGACGGCGAGGGGCTGCCGGCAGCCGTGAACACGTACGCGGGGGACGTGACCGACTACGACAGCATCGAGGGCGCCTTCGAGGGGCAGGACGCGGTCGTCTACCTCGTGGCGCTGTCGCCGCTGTTCAAGCCCGACGGGGGCGACGAGATGCACGACCGCGTCCACCGCGGCGGGGCGGAGAACTGCCTGCGGGCCGCGGCGGAACACGGCGTCGAGCGGTTCGTCCACCAGAGCGCGCTCGGCGCCGACGCCGACGGGCCGACCCACTACCTGCGGGCGAAGGGCCGCGCCGAACAGCTGGTCCGCGACTCCGACCGCGAGTGGGTGATCTTCCGACCCTCTATCATCTTCGGCGAGGGCGGGGAGTTCGTCGAGTTCACCAAGAAACTGAAGTCGTGGTTCGCGCCGGGCGTGCCGGTGTACCCGCTGCCCGGCGGCGGCAAACAGACGCGGTTCCAGCCGATCTGGGTCGGGGAGTTCGTCCCGATGATGGCCGACGCCGTCGAGGACGACGCCCACGTCGGCGAGACCTACGAGATCGGCGGTCCGGACGTGCTGACGCTCCGGGAGGTGACCGAACTCGTCTACGACTCGGAGGGGAAGTCCGTCTCCATCGTCCCGCTGCCGATGGCGATGGCGAACGTCGGCCTCACCGTACTGGGGAGCGTCGGGTTCCCCATGGGCAAGGACCAGGTCCGGTCGCTGCGGCTGGACAACACGACCGACCGCAACGACGTGGACGCCTTCGGCGTCTCCGAGGCCGACCTGACGACGTTCCGCTCGTATCTCGGGCTCGCCGGCTGACCCCACGGCCGTCGCTGACCGCTGCCTCCTGGCCGCACCGTTCGACTGTCGGGTATCGGCGTGCTACGCCGTAGTATGGACCGCTTTCCCGCCGACCGTCCGTGGTGTGTTCGCACTTCAATCGCCGGCTGCACCTGGCTATCGTTCGACACCCCTCTCACCGGAGAAAGAACGGCCTACCCGGCCACGGTCGTGCGGTTCCCCGGTAACGAGTTACTACTATGACAGCATCAGGTTCGATACCCGGACAAAAAGCTTATATTCGCGATGGGACTGTTTATTTCTCAACGGTAACGGCAGCTATGAAACTGGCGATGATCGGCTTCGGGCAGGCCGGCGGCAAGATCGTTGACAAGTTCCTCGAATACGACGAGGCCACCGGGAGCGGTATCGTCCGCTCCGCGGTCGCGGTCAACACAGCGAAAGCGGACCTGCTCGGGCTAGAACGAATTCCGGAGGAGAATCGAGTACTGATCGGTCAGGCGCGCGTGAAGGGTCACGGCGTCGGGGCCGACAACGAGCTCGGCGCGGAGATCGCCGAGGAAGACATCGACGAGATCCAGGGAGCCATCGACAACATCCCGGTCCACGAGATCGACGCGTTCATGATCGTGGCGGGGCTCGGTGGCGGGACCGGCTCGGGCGGTTCGCCGGTCCTGGCGAAACACCTCAAGCGGATCTACACCGAGCCGGTGTACGGCCTGGGCGTGCTGCCCGGCGGCGACGAGGGGGGCATCTACACGCTCAACGCCGCCCGCTCGTTCCAGACGTTCGTCCGCGAGGTCGACAACCTGCTCGTGTTCGACAACGACGCCTGGCGCAAGTCCGGCGAGTCCATGGAGGGCGGCTACGAGCAGATCAACGACGAGATCGTCCGGCGGTTCGGCGTCCTCTTCGGGGCCGGCGAGGTCGGTTCCGGCGACGAGGTCGCCGAGAGCGTCGTCGACTCCTCGGAGATCATCAACACGCTCTCCGGCGGCGGCGTCTCCACCGTGGGCTACGCCGCCGAGACCGTCGAGGAGCAGGACTCGGGCGGCCTGCTCTCGCGGTTCAAGGGCGACGACGACGGCCTCGACGACAGCGGCATGGACACGGCCAACACCACGAACCGGATCACGTCGCTGGTGCGGAAGGCGGCGCTGGGGCGGCTGACCCTGCCCTGCGAGATCGACGGCGCCGAGCGGGCGCTGCTCGTGATGAGCGGTCCGCCGGACCACCTCAACCGGAAGGGCATCGAGCGCGGCCGCAAGTGGCTCGAGGAGCAGACCGGGTCGATGGAGGTCCGCGGCGGCGACTACCCCGTCAACGAGAACAACGTCGCCGCCTCGATCCTGCTGTCGGGCGTCCACAACGTCCCGCGGATCAAGGAGCTCCAGCAGGTCGCCATCGAGGCCCAGGACAACATCGACGACATCCGGCAGCAAAGCGAAGAGAACTTAGAGGAGTTGGTGGAAGATGACGAGGATGAGTTGGATCCGCTCTTCTAAGAGCGCCGCGCTGGTCGCATTGCTCGCCCTCTCGCTCGCGGCGGCCGGGACAGCCGGGGCTATCTCGGTGTCGCCCGGTGAGGTTCCCGAGGAGACGCAGGTCGGCGAGACGGTGACGACGACGGTGACCGTCGAGGACCCGTTCGTCGACATGCCCGACGAGTGGACCCTCCGGGGGAGCACCGAGCTGGAGAACGTCAGCTGGACGGTGACGGTCCGCCAACAGGGCGAACAGGTGAGCCAGGAGACGTTCGGCGACCGGTCGTTCGAACACCCGCTCAACGCCAGCAACAACGGTGACACGGTGGTCGTCGAGCTCACCGGCGACACGCCCGCCATCGAGAACTACACCTACGAGCCGGCCGAGACCTACACGCTCTACGACTTCGAGTCGGTCCAGGGGAGCTCGACGAGCGGCCTGAACGCCACCGCCGTCCACCACTACACGAACGCCAGCAAGGACGCGCGCGAGTCCATCGACGAGGCCGCCGAGGCGATCAACGCCTCGGGGGCGGACGACGGTCAGGACGACCTCGACCAGGCGATCTCCGCCTACGAGAACGGCAACTTCGAGAACGCCGAGTCCAACGCGGAGGACGCCCTGGAGGCGGCCGAGCAGGCCGAGCAGTCCGCCCAGCGCAACCAGACCATCCTGATGGCCGTCGGTGCGCTGGTGGTCCTGGGGATCGTCGGCGGCGGCGTCTACTACTGGCGCTCCAACCAGGACGAACCCACGAAGCTGCAGTAGATGCGCGTCGTCGTCCCGTTCGCCCCCGAGCGGCCCAAGACCCGCCTCGCGCCGGTCTTAGACGAGGCCGAGCGGGCCGCGTTCGCGCGGACGATGCTGGACGACGTGCTTTCCGTTCTTTCGACGCTCGACCGCGAGCGACGGGTCCCGGTCGACCCGCTCGTCCTCTCGACGGCACCGGTCGACGCCGACGCGCCGGTCGCCGTCGACGACCGACCGCTCACCGAGGCCGTGAACGACCGCCTGCCCGCGGCCGACGACGACGACCCGGTCGCGGTCGTGATGGCCGACCTGGCGCTCGCCACCCCCGGGGCGCTCGAACGGCTGTTCGAGCCCGACGCGGACGTGGTGATCGCGCCCGGCCGCGGCGGCGGGACGAACGCCCTCGTCGCCAGGGACCCGGCGTTTCGCGTCGACTACCACGGCGTGTCCGTCCGCGACCACCGGACGACCGCCGGCGAGGCCGGCCTGTCGGTCACAGAGGTCGACTCCGCCCGGCTCGCGACCGACGTGGACGAGCCGGCCGACCTCGTCGAGGTGTTGCTCCACGGCGAGGGCGCGGCCGCGGCGTGGCTGCGCGAGGCGGGCTTTTCGGTCGTCGCGGCCGACGGCCGCGTGGACCTCGAACGGAGTTCGGACTGATCCCGAACGAAATTCGGACAACGGTTTTCACGTGGTGTGCCGACGGTCCACACGCACGGGTCGACCCCGTGCGGACGGGCCGCGTCTCGCGTCGGCACCGCGGCCGCGTCGCCGGGTCCGCTCCCAGTCACCCCACCCGGGGCGCGGTCGGCCGTTCCGCGGCCGGCGGTCCCGGGTCCGCCGCCGGCCGTCCATTGTTCGCTTCGGCGGACCCGACCCCGCTGGCTCCGACCGTTCTCCCCCCGGCTACGCTCCGCTCGCCGCCCGTCCCCCGTCTCCGGGAGCGTCAACGCTTTGCCGGTCGAACGTGGACGGGCGAGTGTGATCCCCGGCGCCGACGAGTACGACGTGGCCGTCGAGCCCGACCCCGACGAGGTCGAGCGCCTGCTCTCGGTCACGCCAGCGGACGTGACGGCCGCCGACGAGCTCACCTTCGCCCGCAACGTGTTCGTCCCGCTGACGACCGCCTGCCGGTACACCTGCACCTACTGCACCTACTACGACCCGCCCGGCCAGGCCGAACTCATGTCCCCCGAGGACGTGCGCGAGGTCGTCCGGACCGGCGCCGACGCCGGCTGCACGGAGGCCCTGTTCACCTTCGGCGACGACCCCGACGACCGCTACACCGCGGTCCACGACCAGCTCGCCGAGTGGGGCCACGACTCCATCCACACCTACCTCCGGGAGGTCTGCGAGATCGCCATCGAGGAGGGGCTACTTCCCCACGCCAACCCCGGCGACCAGACCCGCGAGCAGATGGCCACCGTCGCGGACGTGAACGCCAGCATGGGCGTGATGCTCGAAACCACCGCCGACGTGCAGGCCCACGGCGGCCCGCGCGCGAAGAACCCCGGCCAGCGACTCAACACCATCCGCACTGCGGGCGAACTCGGCGTCCCGTTCACGACGGGCATCCTCGTCGGTATCGGCGAGGACTGGGCGGACCGCGCCGAGAGCCTGCTGGCCATCCGTGAACTCCACGACCGCTACGACCACGTCCAGGAGGTGATCGTCCAGCCCGTCCGCGAGAACGAGCGCTGGTCGGGCGGCTCGCCGGGCGTCGAGACGCTACGACGCACCGTCGCGATGGCCCGCGCGGCACTGCCCGAGGAGGTGTCGGTGCAGGTCCCCCCGAACCTCGCGCCCGTCAGGGACGTGCTCGACTGCGGCGTCGACGATCTGGGCGGCGTCTCCCCGGTCACCGACGACCACGTCAACCCCGACTACAAGTGGCCCGCACTGCGCGAACTGGAGGACATCGCCGACTACGCGGGCGTCCCGCTCTCCGAACGGCTCCCGGTCTACGAGCGGTATCTCCCCGCGCGGTTCCGCTCGGCGGGGGTCGAACCGGCCGACCCGCCCGCGGAGGCCGACCGCTGGGTCTCCGCGCGGGTCGCCGACGCCATCGACGCCGACGACGACGCCGGACGGCGCTACCGTGCGGTGCTGTCGGACGGGACGGCGGAGTAGGCGTTCGACGCCGGCGACTCGCCTCTACCGCCGGATCCTCGGCGCCAGCAGCCACCGTCCCGTCCCCGCGCCGCCCGCGAACGGGTGTTCGAGCGAGAGCGGACAGCCGCCCTCGTCCCCGCCGACGAA from Halosimplex halophilum includes:
- the trmY gene encoding tRNA (pseudouridine(54)-N(1))-methyltransferase TrmY, with protein sequence MRQFVVLGHDAPTTPDFSLDDIAGGAGRLDVLCRCVTSAFFLSHDIREAVRVHLVLADEFTVTFDGRELRRLNPDERSTAALVRGALEEREEAIGHQPVETSPGVSLTRRGFEPTLDAAARDGTVVQLHEDGDPVVAADPPSDPVFVLSDHRDFSAGEADLLADAADRRVRLGPEPLHADHAITVAHNYLDTDGFTEY
- a CDS encoding putative quinol monooxygenase; this encodes MIVLHASFPIDPEHRDEALELADDLVERSSEEPGMIDYRATVDLQDENVIRFFEQYEDAAAFEAHTETDHFRAFEERLPDLLAGEPEVRRFEVESATELEL
- a CDS encoding complex I NDUFA9 subunit family protein is translated as MNVLVVGGSGFVGTHLSEELVERGHDVTVLSRSPDGEGLPAAVNTYAGDVTDYDSIEGAFEGQDAVVYLVALSPLFKPDGGDEMHDRVHRGGAENCLRAAAEHGVERFVHQSALGADADGPTHYLRAKGRAEQLVRDSDREWVIFRPSIIFGEGGEFVEFTKKLKSWFAPGVPVYPLPGGGKQTRFQPIWVGEFVPMMADAVEDDAHVGETYEIGGPDVLTLREVTELVYDSEGKSVSIVPLPMAMANVGLTVLGSVGFPMGKDQVRSLRLDNTTDRNDVDAFGVSEADLTTFRSYLGLAG
- a CDS encoding tubulin/FtsZ family protein codes for the protein MKLAMIGFGQAGGKIVDKFLEYDEATGSGIVRSAVAVNTAKADLLGLERIPEENRVLIGQARVKGHGVGADNELGAEIAEEDIDEIQGAIDNIPVHEIDAFMIVAGLGGGTGSGGSPVLAKHLKRIYTEPVYGLGVLPGGDEGGIYTLNAARSFQTFVREVDNLLVFDNDAWRKSGESMEGGYEQINDEIVRRFGVLFGAGEVGSGDEVAESVVDSSEIINTLSGGGVSTVGYAAETVEEQDSGGLLSRFKGDDDGLDDSGMDTANTTNRITSLVRKAALGRLTLPCEIDGAERALLVMSGPPDHLNRKGIERGRKWLEEQTGSMEVRGGDYPVNENNVAASILLSGVHNVPRIKELQQVAIEAQDNIDDIRQQSEENLEELVEDDEDELDPLF
- the cofC gene encoding 2-phospho-L-lactate guanylyltransferase — encoded protein: MRVVVPFAPERPKTRLAPVLDEAERAAFARTMLDDVLSVLSTLDRERRVPVDPLVLSTAPVDADAPVAVDDRPLTEAVNDRLPAADDDDPVAVVMADLALATPGALERLFEPDADVVIAPGRGGGTNALVARDPAFRVDYHGVSVRDHRTTAGEAGLSVTEVDSARLATDVDEPADLVEVLLHGEGAAAAWLREAGFSVVAADGRVDLERSSD
- the cofG gene encoding 7,8-didemethyl-8-hydroxy-5-deazariboflavin synthase subunit CofG, encoding MIPGADEYDVAVEPDPDEVERLLSVTPADVTAADELTFARNVFVPLTTACRYTCTYCTYYDPPGQAELMSPEDVREVVRTGADAGCTEALFTFGDDPDDRYTAVHDQLAEWGHDSIHTYLREVCEIAIEEGLLPHANPGDQTREQMATVADVNASMGVMLETTADVQAHGGPRAKNPGQRLNTIRTAGELGVPFTTGILVGIGEDWADRAESLLAIRELHDRYDHVQEVIVQPVRENERWSGGSPGVETLRRTVAMARAALPEEVSVQVPPNLAPVRDVLDCGVDDLGGVSPVTDDHVNPDYKWPALRELEDIADYAGVPLSERLPVYERYLPARFRSAGVEPADPPAEADRWVSARVADAIDADDDAGRRYRAVLSDGTAE